ATCTTCGCCTCTCTATCGGCTGGATCACAGGCACCGTAGTTAATATCTCCACTTATTAAGCTCTCTATACCGTTTTCTTCAAGAAACTCTGCTAAAAACTGTGCCTCTCTCTTTAGACCTTCTGGAGTTTGGATTAAAACCCTCTTCGCATCCAATTCTCTCAGCTTTTCCAAAACTTCTCGCTCGTGAAGCTCGTGCATAGGCTCACCAATCACCTTCAAAACGAAATTCTTTTAAAGATTTAGCACCAACAATACCTCGAAGTTCGAGGTATGGTGGTGAAGATGAGAAAAACAATAGCACTCTTGGTATTCCTTATTGTTGGCACTTCTCTTGTCTCAGCCGGGAGACCTTATGATGAAGCCGCGGAGGCAACTTTTGAAGCATTAAAACGTGGTGACTACTCCATCTTGCAACCTTATCTCGATGATGCAATGAAAGTCGCTTTTGATGAGGGAAAGTTCAGAGCGTTTAGGGATGATCTAATCTCAAAATATGGGGAGCTTAAGAGTTACAGCTTTGTTAAAGAAGGCAAAATTTCGGGCTTTATTCTCGGCTACTACAGCTTTGAATTTGAGAGGGCAAACGTTACCCTGAGGTTGGTGTTCAGGGAGGTGAATGGCGAATACCTCCTCTCTGGCATATGGATTGATGGAGTGAATTCAAAGGAAGCTGGTATTCCTTTGGGGGTTGCATTATTCTTCCCAGTTTTGGGAGGATTTTTAGCCTTATTCACATTTTACATGCTGGGCTTTAGGAGAGTAGGTGTTGCGGAGATTATTCTGGGCATCGTATTGGTCGCAATAACCCTTGTCATTCAACCTCTGATACAGAATGCTCCATTTTTGGCAGCTGGCATAAAGTCGAACTCGGAAGTAGTTGCTAAAGGAACGATCTTCGTGGTTTTTGCATCAATATGGCTGGGATTTATTGCCGGATTTTTCCAGGAGAGCCTAAAGTATGGGTTTTCGAAGGGGAAGTATCTTAATGAAGCCCTTTTCATTGGAATTGGCTTTGGGCTTGGTGAGGCAATATTAGTTCCCGCTTTACAGGCTATTCAGCTCGCTACAGTAGGAGTTACTCCAAACCTCACAACAGCTCTTGCTTCCATGCTTGAACGCTACTTGGCTACCCTCTTCCATGC
The Thermococcus sp. 2319x1 DNA segment above includes these coding regions:
- a CDS encoding DUF3887 domain-containing protein, which encodes MRKTIALLVFLIVGTSLVSAGRPYDEAAEATFEALKRGDYSILQPYLDDAMKVAFDEGKFRAFRDDLISKYGELKSYSFVKEGKISGFILGYYSFEFERANVTLRLVFREVNGEYLLSGIWIDGVNSKEAGIPLGVALFFPVLGGFLALFTFYMLGFRRVGVAEIILGIVLVAITLVIQPLIQNAPFLAAGIKSNSEVVAKGTIFVVFASIWLGFIAGFFQESLKYGFSKGKYLNEALFIGIGFGLGEAILVPALQAIQLATVGVTPNLTTALASMLERYLATLFHAGTTVVLAYSYKSGFGKKALLSLSTAHGIIDTFAAYYQFKPSTVVLAITYVLLLGVSLFLLRYGLPKVMEEREEDRIVW